The genomic region GAGGCTTTGCATGTGGACGCGAAGTTGGTGAGAGCGACCAGTAAATGGTACGAGTCGAACACGGGTAGTGTTCGACTCGTAGGCCATTTTTTCCCAGTAGGTAATGGAGTCTTTACTCCATTCGTCTGTACAGATGATTTGTCTGGGTCGGTTTGGCCAGTCACAGCGCAGTGGTTTTCGCACTTCGCCTTTGTCGCCTAAAAGATGACCGCGTAGTAACGCACGATATTCTTTTTTGACTTCTCTCTCACGAAAATGCGCGTACATGCGTTTTTGACATTCGTGAGTTTTCGCCACAAGGATTAGGCCTGAGGTGGCTTCGTCTAAGCGGTGAATAGCAAAGGCTTCGCCAAATAAACATTCTGCTCTATGCAAGATAGAGTCGAGCTTATCTGGGCCGCGACCGGGCACAGATAAGCAATTAGCAGGTTTATTTATGACGGCAAACCATTCATCTTCGTACAGTATCTCTAAGCGAGATAGTTCTAGACTCGGCACGGCATCCTGCACAGGATGTTATTCCGGCTTGGTCGTTAAGATGATGCGAATCGCATCCAAGCGGATTTGATGCTCGTCGATACGCGTCAAACCTTCTTGCATGTTGGTTTCCAGACGTTCTATGTCTTCGTCACGAATGGTGTCGTTGAAGGCTTTCAATTCCACTAAACGTTCGATTTCATTTTGGCAACGGTGTTGGTAAGACGTTTTCGCTGCGTGAACGATCGGGCGCGCTTGGTCTTGAGCATT from Marinomonas rhizomae harbors:
- a CDS encoding RluA family pseudouridine synthase; its protein translation is MQDAVPSLELSRLEILYEDEWFAVINKPANCLSVPGRGPDKLDSILHRAECLFGEAFAIHRLDEATSGLILVAKTHECQKRMYAHFREREVKKEYRALLRGHLLGDKGEVRKPLRCDWPNRPRQIICTDEWSKDSITYWEKMAYESNTTRVRLVPFTGRSHQLRVHMQSLGHSIIGDEFYDPAFQNDPRLLLHAYRLEFRHPFTNAWVAFVAACPF